Proteins encoded in a region of the Bombyx mori chromosome 23, ASM3026992v2 genome:
- the LOC101745790 gene encoding E3 UFM1-protein ligase 1 homolog: MAPATDWDEIKRLAADFQKAQLSTTAQRLSERNCIEIVTKLIELKLIDVIFTNDGKEYLTSLQLIKEMKDELYVHGGRINTVDLAKELNVDFNHITTHIPEIVKGKDVQLISGYLITNYYLEKIAREVNEKLQLQGYISVGELTLHYDLPADLIQHSVLEKFLGKIIIGKQDPSEPRTFYTDEYITRTKAKIRGALMGLLKPTPIAVIVNHCNLSDRLFLSLFDQLNAPGVLTGKQAGAIYVPSSYTKSQNDWVINFYKQNNYLEYDALSRLGVSDPKGYVKRIILNEELTFLSSCVIGSQIKEQLETALEECIASKSYLDVVTLLPSIFSDSDIESILDELLRNNVKSTVLFENTVFSCHYIEDLKQTCMPITQKNAEALVKSGRYQQFYLEKQLSKNFDMVQSGPADHKAERREERRRKAASGKGGGGTQGRETKTKTVKKHNRSKQVVQDSDSDDGHAVSRKPAHLEVVSVEDIEKVIKEPLENEGLDDLVTRIAEHLQGSLNQIGLAIAKETAEKLLQDSTQNRKQTHSSAQDKINILVNDIKLYEKGIKTFAAEQQAPFIKYLLKSLGGDILSEFCKYAASQCNLSMQNETLSIEQRNKIINDVTEEFKKPLTILSASINEQSMESFFQAIDVALSDFGMILKKVDKKKDKMLVQNHREKLISELENCDDPALCLHMAVLSIFTIVTQTMLHASGRQVAVIINYLKNHIREEDFEKLHSYHELVTKFLTSNGDDRTEIEDKLRSELTTLKNVVHDIKKYK, encoded by the exons ATGGCTCCAGCTACTGATTGGGACGAAATTAAAAGGCTAGCAGCTGATTTTCAAAAAGCTCAATTGAGTACTACAGCTCAAAG ATTATCAGAACGAAACTGTATTGAGATCGTCACAAAAttaattgaacttaaattaATAGATGTTATTTTTACAAATGATGGCAAAGAATATCTCACTTCGCTCCAACTTATAAAGGAAATGAAAGATGAGTTGTATGTGCATGGAGGCCGAATAAACACTGTTGATTTAGCCAAAGAGTTAAATGTGGATTTTAACCACATTACAACGCACATTCCGGAAATTGTAAAAGGCAAAGATGTTCAGTTGATATCTGGTTATTtgattacaaattattatttggaaaaaattGCCAGAGAAGTAAACGAAAAGTTACAGCTTCAAGGCTACATATCTGTTGGGGAATTAACCTTGCATTATGATTTACCAGCAGATTTGATCCAGCATAGTGTTCTTGAAAAGTTTTTGGGTAAAATCATCATTGGAAAGCAAGATCCATCTGAGCCCAGAACCTTTTACACTGATGAATACATAACCAGGACAAAAGCTAAGATAAGGGGTGCATTAATGGGACTCTTAAAACCAACTCCAATTGCTGTTATAGTAAATCATTGCAATTTATCTGACCGTTTGTTCTTGTCACTTTTTGATCAATTAAATGCTCCTGGTGTATTAACAGGCAAGCAAGCTGGAGCTATTTATGTGCCATCTAGTTACACAAAGTCACAAAATGATTGGGTAATAAATTTCTACAAACAGAACAACTACCTTGAATATGATGCTCTCTCAAGATTAGGAGTTTCAGATCCAAAAGGATATGTTAAAaggattattttaaatgaagagCTCACATTTCTTAGCAGCTGTGTAATTGGATCACAGATTAAAGAGCAATTGGAAACCGCACTAGAAGAATGCATAGCATCTAAAAGTTATTTAGATGTTGTCACTTTGTTGCCATCAATTTTTTCAGATAGTGATATTGAAAGCATTTTAGATGAGTTATTGAGAAACAATGTTAAATCAACAGTTCTCTTTGAAAACACTg TATTCAGCTGTCATTATATTGAAGATTTGAAACAGACTTGCATGCCAATAACGCAAAAAAATGCAGAGGCTTTGGTTAAATCTGGTAGATATCAACAGTTTTATCTTGAGAAGCAGCTTTCTAAAAACTTTGATATGGTACAATCAGGTCCTGCTGATCACAAAGCAGAGAGAAGGGAAGAACGCAGAAGAAAGGCTGCTTCAGGTAAAGGTGGCGGTGGAACTCAGGGTAGAGAAACTAAAACCAAGACTGTTAAAAAGCACAACAGGTCAAAACAGGTAGTCCAGGATTCAGATTCTGATGATGGACATGCAGTTTCAAGAAAACCAGCACATTTAGAAGTAGTTTCAGTGGAAGATATAGAAAAAGTAATTAAAGAACCATTGGAAAATGAAGGTCTAGATGACCTAGTTACTAGGATTGCAGAACATCTACAagg AAGCCTCAATCAAATTGGTCTGGCTATTGCCAAAGAAACGGCCGAAAAATTGCTTCAAGATTCAACACAAAACAGGAAACAAACTCATTCATCAGCTCAGGACAAAATTAATATCTTAGTGAACGATATAAAACTATATGAAAAAGGAATAAAGACCTTTGCAGCTGAGCAACAAGCAccctttattaaatatttattaaaatctttagGAGGTGACATACTATCTGAGTTTTGCAAATATGCTGCGAGTCAGTGTAATCTTTCTATGCAAAACGAAACTCTCTCAATTGAACAGaggaacaaaataataaatgacgTTACTGAGGAATTCAAGAAaccattaacaatattaagtGCGTCTATAAATGAACAAAGCATGGAATCATTTTTTCAAGCTATTGATGTTGCTTTATCTGACTTTGGGATGATATTGAAAAAGGTGGATAAGAAGAAAGAcaa GATGCTAGTGCAAAATCATAGAGAGAAATTAATTTCGGAGTTGGAAAACTGTGATGACCCAGCACTGTGCCTGCACATGGCTGTGTTATCGATATTCACAATTGTCACTCAAACCATGTTACATGCATCTGGCAGACAAGTTgctgttattattaattatttgaaaaaccACATAAGAGAGGAagattttgaaaaattacaCTCATATCATG aATTAGTTACCAAGTTTTTGACTTCAAATGGAGATGACAGAACGGAAATTGAAGATAAGTTAAGAAGTGAATTGACaactttaaaaaatgttgttcACGACATCAAGAAGTACAAATAA